The Flavobacteriales bacterium genome contains the following window.
TGTTCCGGAATTTGCCGTTGGCGCGGTTGCGGCTCATGAACCAGAGGCTGGCGGGGATCTGGGTGTTGAGGAAGAGCTTGGCGGGCAGGTTCACGATGCAATCGATGAGGCCCGCCTCCACCATGGCCTTGCGGATCTCACCCTCGCCGCTGCTCTTGCTGGTGAGGGCGCCCTTGCTGAGCACCACGCCCGCCTGCCCGCTGGGGCTTAAGTGGTAGATGAAGTGCTGCATCCACGCGAAGTTGGCGTTGCCCTCGGGCGGCGTGCCGTATTGCCAGCGGCCGTCGGTGCGCAGCAGGTCGCCGCTCCAATCGCTCACGTTGAAGGGCGGGTTAGCGATGATGTAATCGGCCTTCAGGTCCTTGTGGGCATCGTTGAGGAAGGAGCCCTCGCTGTTCCACTTCACCTGCGAGCTGTCCAGCCCGCGAATGGCGAGGTTCATCTTGGCCAGCCGCCAGGTGGTCTGGTTGCTCTCCTGCCCGTAGATGCTGATGTCGTTGACCTTGCCCTGGTGTTCGGTGACGAATTTTTCGGATTGTACGAACATGCCGCCGCTGCCGCAGCAGGGGTCGAACACGCGGCCCTTGTACGGCTCCAGCATCTTCACCAGCAGTTCCACCACGCTGCGCGGGGTATAGAACTGGCCGCCCTTCTTGCCCTCGGCCAGCGCGAACTCGCCTAGGAAGTACTCGAACACATGGCCCAGCACATCGGCGCTACGGCTCTTGGCATCGCCCAGGGCGATGTTGCCGATGAGGTCGATGAGGCCGCCGAGGCTGGTGGGGTCCAGGTTCTGCCGGGCGTACACCTTGGGCAGCACGCCCTTCAGCGAGTCGTTCTCCCGCTCTATGGCGTCCATGGCCTCATCCACCGTTTTGCCGATGGTGGGCTGCTTGGCGTGGCTTTGCAGAAAGCTCCACCGCGCGCCGGGCGGCACGAAGAATACGTTCTCGGCCTTGTACTCGTCCTTGTCCTCGGGGTCGGCACCGGCGCTCTCTTCGGCCTTCAGCTTGTCGTACAGCTCCACGAAGGCATCGCTGATGTACTTGAGGAAGACGAGGCCGAGCACGATGTGCTTGTACTCGGCGGCGTCGATGTTCTTGCGGAGCTTGTCGGCCGTTTTCCAGAGCTGCTTTTCGATGGGCTCGCTGGCTTCGGCGGCTTTGGGTTTGCGGGCTTTGGTGGTGGGGAGTGCGGTCATCGGCGGGAAGGTATTCGGCTCATGTTGCCGCACAACCGCACAGCACATCCAACAGTTGGTCCTTTACCAGATGCACCAAGAAGGCCGCGATCGCCAAGGGTGCGTTGAAGGAGGCGAAGAAGGCTTGCACCACGGGCAATGCGTTCAGGACGAGCATGGTGCCCTTGCCGTACTTCTTCATCTTGGCGCAGTAGTCCCATTGCACGCAAACGCGCTGGTGCAAAGCGTTGCGGGCCGCGTTCACGGCCGCCGTGATGATCTTCAGCGCATCCTGTTCGGCCGGCACGGTGGCCGCTGCAAGCGGTACTGGTGGCACGGGCGGAACAAGCGGGTTGGGGAGCTGCTTGCGCGGCGGTGATCTTTTCCCTGCACTGCCGGGTCGTGCAGGCACGCTCACCGTGAAGCCCGGCATCCGCTTAATATCGAACACGGATGGTCCCTCCGGATGCTCCATCAGGTACCGCGCGGCCGGTAGTGCTGCCTGCAACAGGTCCGCGCGGTTCATGGCCCAGGCCTGTTCGATCAGGTGCCGGCTATGCCGGTCTTCGCTTTGGTCTGCCTGTTGTTCGTAGCTGTATTCCATTGTGGTCAATGAGATCCAAGCGGGATCAAGCGGGCTTCAATTTCCGCACCGCCGCCTTGATGGTGAAGTCGGCGCGGCCTTTCACCAACCACGAGATGCCGAAGGCCCAAATGGCCACGGCCTCGGGCCAGAAAATGTCGGCTGGTGCCGGTTCTCCTTCACCCTTGGGAATGAACTGCCAGACGATGAACAGCAGCGCTCCGATGATGGAAAGACCGCAGGCCAGGTAGATGGCGTTGCGCGTGCGCTTGGCCTTGGTGGGCGTGCCCGACTTCTTGCGGAACAAGAAGAGGGCGATGCAAGCAAACGTGGTGAAGAGCAGAGCAGCGGAACCGAAGTGCAAGTGACTGACGCCCTCCGTCATCCATTGCGGGTTGGGGCATGCGCCCGGGTCGGGTTGCATCGGGAACAAGGCCACCGATACGGCGCACAACCCCGCCACGCGCGCTGCAATACGGTCCCATCGGTTGTCGGAGTTGGCGTACCCCTGGTAGGCGAAGAGATATACTCCCAAGGTGACCAGCACCCCCACGAAGGCCGCGACTGCTCCGGAGTGGAAATAGGCGCTGATGGAATCGAGGCGGGACCATGAAGCATCTCGGTCAATTGGACGCAACCCGGCCAGAAGCCAGATGACGAACGGCAGCGCAATGCCCAGCCAACCGATGACCTGTCGATGGGCATGTCCGGCAATGTCGTCACCTTCCTGCGGGGCGATGAAAGCCGAAGGGGCTTGGCGCTGCTGGTTTTGGTTTGGGGAAATGCTCACGGGATCGGGTGGGGATGGTGGGTGCCTGCTCTACCCCCCAAACCTCCCCCATCCCCTCTCCCCTCCACCATGTCTTTTTCACGGGTGCGGGGGTGTGACTTTGTGCGGGTGCGGGGATGAGGAACGGTGGGGCTTGTCAAAAGTCCACGCTGGAGCAACACGGCGCATCCCGGTTTTCCGGGATGCGGCCAACTTTTTTTCCAAGCGCCAGGTCTTGCGCCCAGCGCGGATCTCCATAATTTCCCATGACCAAACCCGCCACCAGCATGGCAACCCGAAAGACGACCCCCGCAAAGGCCCGGCCTGCGCACGTGAGCGTGGCCGTGGTGCACCCCGCCCATGCCACCCGCATCGGGCTGGCCAGCATGGTGAACGACGTGGCCGGCCACCGGGCCACCGTGGTGGTGGCCGATGGCAACGCGCTGCTGAAGGCCCTGCGCAGCGGCACGCCCGTGCACCTGGCCCTGGTGGCGCAGGCGCCCCCTGCCACCGACGCCCCCAACCTGCTGGCCCTGCTGCACCACCGCTACCCCGAGCTCAGCACCGTGGCGCTGTGCCACACCATCGACGACCTGCTGACCGGCCAGGCCCTGAGCGACCATGCACTGAGCGTGCTGCCGGATGATGTGGCGCCCACCGAGCTGGGCACCATGCTGGCCAACGTGAGGGCGCACCACTTCCATCCCAGCGAGCCGGTGAAGCGCCTGCTGCACGGCGAGCACCTGCGGCCCAGCGCCCCGCGCAACGTTGCACGCCTAACGCCGCGCGAGCGCGTGGCCCTGGCGTGGTGGTGCAACCCCTTGTGGCCCACCAAGCCCCAGGTGGCCCGGCGCATGGGCGTATCGGTGAATTGCGTGAAGACGCACCTGCGGCATGCCTACCGGAAGCTGGGCGTGAAGCACCGCGCAGCGGCCGCGCGCTGGTGGCACAAACACCGCAACGACTGGAACTGAGGCGGTTGTCTGCACCCCGGGTGGCGCTGCGGCATCGACCGGCGCGAGCAGTCGAGACGATGACGGCGTGAGGGCATCGGCCCACGACACCGGTCGGACCGATGACGGCGTGAGGGCATCGCCCCGCACCACCGGTCGGGCCGATGACAGCGCATGGCCATCGACGCGCGGGACCAGTCGGGCCGATGTCGGCGCGAGGGCATCGCCCCGCGCCACCGGTCGGGCCGATAACGGCGTGAGGCCTTCGACCTGCAGCGCAAGGCGGGCCGATGCTGGCGCGAGGCCTTCGACCCGCGCCAGCAGTCGCACCGATGTCGGCGCAAGGCCTTCGCCCTCGCAGCGCAAGGCGGGCCGATGACGGCGCTTGGCCTTGGACCCGAGCAACACTCGGGGCCGATGACCCCACGAGGCGATGGCCCCGGAACGGCTCACGCCCCAAGCCACCATCACCGGTGGAGCAGTCCTTCCTCCGATCGCGTGCACCGCCGCGTTTGTACGGCCGGGGTGCCTGATCGTGCGGACCGCATCAGGTCCGCGCGGCCCGACGGGCACGCAGCTCGCCGCGCGCCGCAGGGCAACGATCGGTCATCGCACGCCATCAGCGCCGGGCTCCACCGTGCAGCCGCAACGCGTTGCCCCAAAGGGCAACGTGGGCCTGGTGCGCGGGGTGACGGTGGCCTTGCAACCGGCCCGCGCAGCGCCGTTGGTTGGCGGCACAAACCAGGGCCGAACCCATCGGCCCACAAAACAACACATCATGGGACAGTTCACTTTCGTTCCGCGTGTCGGCATCGACCGCATCACCCCCACGGCCTTGGTGGAAAAAGGCCGCAACCACGTGGCGATGCTCACGGGCAACGCGGCCTTCCCCACGCCTACGCCCACCACGGCGGCGCTGGGAACGGCCTGCACCGCCCTCGACGACGCCAACCAGATCTACGACTTCAACCGGGGCAAGGCCGAGAAGGAAGCGCGCGACGCGGCCTTCAAGGTCCTGAAGGAAATGGTGCGGGAGCTGGCCGGCTACGTGCAGGCGCACTGCAACAACGACAAGTCGCTCATCGTGAGCACCGGCTTCGATGTGCGCCGCTTGAGCGAGCCGCTGGGCCCCCTGCCCGCCGTGGCCAACCTGCGCGCACTGGTGACCCCCTACCCCGGCCGCCTGGAGCTGCGCTGGAACGGTGTGCGCGGCCGCAGCCTCTACGCCGTGGAGATGACGGACACCGATCCGCTGAACCACGCCGGTTGGGCACCGCTGGTGAACACGGGCAAGAACCGCTACACCGTTGAAGGGCTCACCAGCAACACGGTGTACAGCTTCCGCGTCACCACGCTGGGCGCGGCCGGTGCAAGTCCGGTGAGCGATATCGCCAGTGCGAAAGCGGCGTAATGGGAAAGAGGGACGAGAGGCAAGAGACAAGGCTCAAGTGTCAAGTGTCAAGTCACAAGTCCCAAGACCCAAGGCTCAAGTCATAAGTCACACGTCCAAAGGCTCAAGTTGAGATGCGGAGAAGCAGGAACCACAGGAACAGAAGCCGGAGTGCGAGCTCTGGCTTTTGTTTTTGGTGGAAGAAGAGGTGAATGAAAAATGTAGAATGTGAAATGTAGAATGTAAAATGTAGAAGGAGGAATGAGGAATGAGGAATGAGCATGGTGCAAGGCGCAATGAGCAAGGATGGCACGGCGTCACCGCCGCCCCTTCGCAATGCGCGCCACGATGCTGATGCCGCCCCAATGCGACCACTTGGCGTTGGTGAATTCGGGAGAGCGGAAGCTCTGCGTGAAGGTGATGCCGAAGCCGCTGCAGATGAGCGTTAGGCCGTACTCGGTGTTCACATAGAACCGCTTCAGCTCGTCGGCCGGCACGGTGTGCGGACTGTCGCGGAAGCCGAACATGCCGCCCTGCAACAGCGAGTTGTCGAGCACGGCGCGGAACAGCGGGCGGATCTGGAAGTAGAGCTGGAACTTGCGGTCGATGTCGTCCATGTGGAGGTCGGCGGGCATGGTGGGCAGCACTTCCTTCTGGTAGCGGTCCAGGTCGGTGCTGTCCTTCAGCAGCCCGAATTCCTGCACGAAGTAGTCGTTGAAGCGGCCGATGCGGATGAGGCCGCCGAGCCCGATGTGGTTGGTGACGGTGCCCGCGTTGGCTTCCACGGTGCCCACCACCTGGATCTGGCGCACGGGATGGATCAGCTCCTTCTCGTACGTGACGTTGAGGTTGTACGCGAAGTCGTTGGCGATCTGGTTGTCCCAGCCCATGGGTTCCTGCGAGCCGATGAGGGCGTGATACCAGATCTGCACCTCCTTCTGGCCGGCCGCCGGGCCGATGACGCCCAGGCTGTGCTCGGTGGTGAGGCGCTGCTTGGTGGTGAAGTCGTTGCTGATGCACTTGATGGCCGCGTAGGTCCACCCGGCATACGGGCGGTCGGTGCTGTCGGGCTTCACCAGCGCGATGTCGGTGGGTGTGTACATGTTCATGCCCACGCCGATGCCGAACTCGTTGCTGCGGAAGGGGTAGTTGCGGCGGGGCAGCACGAAGAAGAGCTTCTCCAGGCCGGCTTCGTACTTGCTGCTGAAGAACACGTCGAGGCGTTCGCCGTTGGTGAAGTAGCGGTCGGTGTTGCCGCGCAGCTTGAAGAAGTCGTTCTCGGAGGCGAGCCGCACGTACACGGCTTCGTCCTTCATCACGGGCGGGGCCTGGGCGAAGAGGCCGAGGGCCAAGAGGGAGAGCAGCACGAGGAGGAGCGCGATGCGGAAGATGCGCTCCACATGGACCGGGGTGGTTCTCATGACGGTTGTTGCTGCTGGTGGTTGCATGCGTTCCATAGCGCGCTACTTCACGTAGTACTCCCGCCGCAAGCAGCGATCATCGCCCGGTGTGTAGTAGTCCTTTTGCCAATCGGCGGACTTCTCTTTCAGGTAGGCTGGCGACCAGTTGGCGGGCTGCTGGAAGGTGAGCGACTCGCGGAAGGCATGGTGCGAGTAGATGCGCAGGAACTCGGTGAAGTAGATGTCGGCCACGCGCGTGTCGCCCCGCACCACCAGCATGTTCTCGTCATTGGCATTGATGCTGGCTTCGCTGAAGTTGGCCGACCCGGTGAAGACCACGGGATCGGGGCCTAGCGGATCGATGAGCAGGAATTTGGTGTGCACCCAGAGGATGCCTGCTTCGGCGTTCACCTTGGCGCGCTCCTTCAGCCACGTATCGAACTTGTTGGCGCTGATGTGCCGGCCCAAGGCGATGAGCACGTTCTTCTGCTTGCGGATGCGGGCGATGTCCACCTTGCCTTTGGCCATTCCGCTGCCGTTGCCCTCCTTCTCCAGCATGCCCATCCGCAACACGCCGTCGGGCAGTTCGTAGGTGGCCTGCAACGACTTGTGCATGCCGAAGGCCAGGGTGATCATGAGCGGCGCCGCGCTGGCCCCCGCCTGCTGCGCGTACCAATTGAGGATGCCGATGCCGCTGTGCGGGCTGAACACGACCATGAGGTCCTTCGTCCAGTTGGCCGGTGGGAACGGATTGCTGGCCTCGCACCACGTCTTCAGTTCGGCGGTGGAAGGGTCGCCCTTCAATTCCTTCCAGTAGTCCAGGTACTGCGCCGCGATGGTTTTGTCCTCCACGATGTGCGCGCAGTTGAGATGGCCGAAGATGCCGTTCTCGGTGATGTTGGTGGAGCCGGTGAGCACGGCCACGGGTTCATCGTTCTTGAGCAGCACGATGAACTTGTTGTGCATGATCTTGCCCTGTGTGCGCGGCGTGCACAGGCTGCGGATGCGGGCCTTGTCGATGGCCGCGTCGTTCTCGTGCACGGCGCCGCCCGATGGGATGGCATCGTACACGATCTTCACGTCGGCCCCGTTACCGTGCGCTTGTTTGAAGGCGAGCAGCACGCTCTCCCATTCGAACTCGTAGATGGCGGCCCGCAACGACCACGCACCGTCCTTCGCCCGACCGATGAACCCGAGGATGCCCTCTTCCAGTCCACGGCTCAGCCACTCGTAGGCAGCAGGGCCCACATCGGACGGCTTCTTGTTCTGGAAACGACGGGCGTATTCCTGCGAGGCCACGGCACCCCGGTTGAAGAAGATGCGGTGCTTCCCTTGGTCGGGCCGCTCGGTGGTGATGTCAACGGTAACGGCGGTTCCTTCGGTGAGCGAACCCGGCGTGCCGTACATGGGGATGACGGTGTACGTGTAGTCGTAGCCCGGCTTGGCGGAATAGTCGGCCCACTGCATGCCTTGGATCGGATGCTCGCGCGTGCTGAACTTCTCGCCGGGGGCGGTGTGCTCGCGCACGCTCTTGAAGGTCTTCATGCCTTGCAGCCAGTACGTTTCACCTTCGGTATGGTCGGTGCGCTTGATGGCGAAGCCCGCGCAGTCCTTTCGCGCGGCATCGGTGAGGTCGAAAGCGAGGAACACGACATGGGTGCCGGAGATGGCGCGCACCGTGCATCCGTTCTTGGTCTTGCGTTGGGGTCTCATGGTGGTGGGTATATGGTGGGCTCGACTTCCCCCGCCGCTAACCTCCCTTCTTCCGTGCACGCCATTGCACGTTCTTTTCACGTGCGGTGCGCGTTCTTTCCACGGGTGCCGGGAGTGGTCTTGGCGGGCACACCAAAACTCAGCACACCGATCCATCCAAAAAATACCCAGTTCAGGGTATTTTTCTGGGAGCAGGGGCGCCGCTCACAGCGCCCGCAACACGTGGGGCAGCTTCTTCACGATGAAGCGCCACGCATGCTCCACGTCGGCGTCCACGAACACAGGCTCGCCATGGCTCCAAAGGCGCCACGACCCGCCACCAACGATGGCATTGCCCTCGGGCCCCGAGAACATGATGTTCTCCACACCGTCGTGGCCGGCGTGCGCCAGGCCGAAATAGTGGCCGAGCTCGTGGCCCATGACGTATCGCCCGAACCATGGCGGATAGGCATCGCGCCAGAGCACGCCGCTGCCGCCGGGTCCTGCGTTGCCGTCGGTGTCGTCGTCGCTGCGGTCCACCAAGGTGATGCACGCATCTGCCGTGCTGTCGTGCCTGCAGCCGTTGCGCTCATCGACGAAGCGGCGGATGCTGCGCCCGGCCACGATGCCCCGGAACCCGCCGCTGATGTTGAAGCAGGTGATGCTGAGCGGCCGCGCGTCCTGGCCTTCAGAGCTATCGCGCGTTGTATTGGCCGCGAACCACGCGGTGGCCCCGGCGATGGTGAAATCGCCGGGTGTGTTGCACGGCTGCGTCGGGTAGGTCTGCCAAGTGGGGAAGTTGAACGACCGGTCGAAGTCGAGGTCGATGCAGAGCTTCTTGAACTTGTTGTGGGCGGTGCGCATGGCACGGCCCTGGGCGTAGGGCTCCACCGCATAACAACGGAAGCGCGCGCTGGTGCCACCGCTGCTGATGAAGGCCTTGATGTCCGGACGGGTCACGGGCCGCCACCACATGTCAGCACCCGAAGCGTCCACCATCACCATGCGCGTGCGCGCGTTGAAAAGCGGGAAGCTGTTGAAGCTGAGCAGCCCGGCCAGCGCGAACAGGTCGAGCGTGCCGGCGGTGTGCAGGGCCACGAAGGGGAAGGTGCTGCTGTCGGCCACCATCACGCGCACATTGCAGCGGATGGGCAGGCGGAAGTGCGCGGTGCCGAAGCCGAGCTTGGCCAGGATGTCCTCCGCTTCCTGCTTGCCGAACTCCGCGCGGACCATGCCCGCGATCATGTTGATGTGCCGGTCGCGCATGTAGTAGTCGCTCACCGGGCCGGCGAAGTAGCCGCCGGTGACGATGCGCACGGCCCATACCACGATCTCGCCCACGTTCACCACGATGGCGAGCAGCGCATCGATCATGCGCGCCAGGTTGAGGTGCAACAGCGCGTTGACGAATTCGCCCACGTGGCGCACCACGTCGAGCACGATGCGCACGATGTCCTTCACCACGTTCACCACGCCCTTCACCAGGCCCAGCACCAGGTTGGCCACGGCGCCGAGCGCGGGACTGAACGCGGCGATGGCGTCGCGGGCGCGGTCGAGCCCGGCATTGGCCCAGTCGGTGGCGGTGTCCACCACCTCTTCCACGGTATCCACCACGGCATCCACCACGGTTTCCACGGCATCGCCCACGGCGCCCACCACGGCACCCACTGCATCCAGGGCATCATCCCACCAGGCCATGTGCTGTTGTTGTCATGTCCAAAGCACGGCAGCAAGAGCCGCGTGTGCAATGGAACATTGGTTGACGCGCCGCGCGCAACCTCACGCGCACTGCACTCCGTCCTCCCCGAAGTTGATGCCCAGTTGCGCGGGATCGGAGGGGCCTTCCTCGCGCAGCAGGTGAACGAAGACGCTCTCCACCGTGCCGTCCGCTTCCACCATGCCGCTGGCGTACACCCACAGCAGCTCGCCGCGCGTGGTATTGGCCAAGGCGTGCAGTGTGAGCTGCGCGAAGTCCATGCGCACGGGGCGCTCGTCGGTGTAGATGTACTCGGTGTTGCCTTCGCGCTCGGCGCGCCAGCGTTCGATGCGCTGCTCGTCGCGCGCCTTGGCCACCAACGTGTGGCGGTTGCCTTCGTAGAGTTCGTGCAGGAAGCTGAGGACGTTGTTGCTGGGGGTGTGCATGGCTTGCGGGATCGACGGAATAGCCGTCAGGACCGCCGCCAATAACGTAGGGAGTTTGTGGGAAAAGACAACCACGGATGAACACCGATGGACACGGATGAGATCCGACTGCCTCGACCGGCTCTCTCCTATCCCCGTCCATCCGTCTGCATCCGTAGAGCGCATCTCAAAATAACCCTTCGGGCTGCGCGGCGGCCTTCCGGGGCCATCCGGCGTTGCTCGCCCCTCACAGAGCTACCGGCTATGCTCGGGTCTCGCGCCTGGGCTGGCCCCGGAATACCTGCCGCTCGCTTCCAAAAGTCATTTTGAGATGCGCTCTAGTAAAAGTGGCCCGCGTAGCAGGGCGTTACCAGACCCCGGAGCCACTACCGTACGAACATGCGCTGCACCACGCCCTGCTCAGTGGTGCACCGCACCGCGTATGCACCCGCCGACAGGTCGCGCACATCGAGCACGGCGCGCAGGCCATTGGCTTGTGCATCGCGCACCACACGACCGGTGCGGTCGAGCAGTTGCACGCGCTGCATCGGCGCATCGCTCTGTAACCACAGCACGTCGGTGGTGGGCACGGGCCAAAGCGCGAGACCGCTACCGCTCAACGCCTCAACGCCCAACGCCGTGTTCACGAAGGTGCTCGCCGTGTTGGTGATGATGGGTTCGTTGAAGTCGAAGTAGATGTTGGCGATGTTCTCCACCACATCGCCGGTGACCAATCCATTGGTGGCGATGAAGCTGAACTTCACGAAGCCGTGGCTGCCGGGTTCATCGCTGGTGCTGTCCGGCAGATTGATGTTCTC
Protein-coding sequences here:
- a CDS encoding fibronectin type III domain-containing protein, producing MGQFTFVPRVGIDRITPTALVEKGRNHVAMLTGNAAFPTPTPTTAALGTACTALDDANQIYDFNRGKAEKEARDAAFKVLKEMVRELAGYVQAHCNNDKSLIVSTGFDVRRLSEPLGPLPAVANLRALVTPYPGRLELRWNGVRGRSLYAVEMTDTDPLNHAGWAPLVNTGKNRYTVEGLTSNTVYSFRVTTLGAAGASPVSDIASAKAA
- a CDS encoding lipid A deacylase LpxR family protein — its product is MRTTPVHVERIFRIALLLVLLSLLALGLFAQAPPVMKDEAVYVRLASENDFFKLRGNTDRYFTNGERLDVFFSSKYEAGLEKLFFVLPRRNYPFRSNEFGIGVGMNMYTPTDIALVKPDSTDRPYAGWTYAAIKCISNDFTTKQRLTTEHSLGVIGPAAGQKEVQIWYHALIGSQEPMGWDNQIANDFAYNLNVTYEKELIHPVRQIQVVGTVEANAGTVTNHIGLGGLIRIGRFNDYFVQEFGLLKDSTDLDRYQKEVLPTMPADLHMDDIDRKFQLYFQIRPLFRAVLDNSLLQGGMFGFRDSPHTVPADELKRFYVNTEYGLTLICSGFGITFTQSFRSPEFTNAKWSHWGGISIVARIAKGRR
- a CDS encoding response regulator transcription factor; amino-acid sequence: MTKPATSMATRKTTPAKARPAHVSVAVVHPAHATRIGLASMVNDVAGHRATVVVADGNALLKALRSGTPVHLALVAQAPPATDAPNLLALLHHRYPELSTVALCHTIDDLLTGQALSDHALSVLPDDVAPTELGTMLANVRAHHFHPSEPVKRLLHGEHLRPSAPRNVARLTPRERVALAWWCNPLWPTKPQVARRMGVSVNCVKTHLRHAYRKLGVKHRAAAARWWHKHRNDWN
- a CDS encoding DUF998 domain-containing protein, coding for MSISPNQNQQRQAPSAFIAPQEGDDIAGHAHRQVIGWLGIALPFVIWLLAGLRPIDRDASWSRLDSISAYFHSGAVAAFVGVLVTLGVYLFAYQGYANSDNRWDRIAARVAGLCAVSVALFPMQPDPGACPNPQWMTEGVSHLHFGSAALLFTTFACIALFLFRKKSGTPTKAKRTRNAIYLACGLSIIGALLFIVWQFIPKGEGEPAPADIFWPEAVAIWAFGISWLVKGRADFTIKAAVRKLKPA
- a CDS encoding SAM-dependent DNA methyltransferase → MTALPTTKARKPKAAEASEPIEKQLWKTADKLRKNIDAAEYKHIVLGLVFLKYISDAFVELYDKLKAEESAGADPEDKDEYKAENVFFVPPGARWSFLQSHAKQPTIGKTVDEAMDAIERENDSLKGVLPKVYARQNLDPTSLGGLIDLIGNIALGDAKSRSADVLGHVFEYFLGEFALAEGKKGGQFYTPRSVVELLVKMLEPYKGRVFDPCCGSGGMFVQSEKFVTEHQGKVNDISIYGQESNQTTWRLAKMNLAIRGLDSSQVKWNSEGSFLNDAHKDLKADYIIANPPFNVSDWSGDLLRTDGRWQYGTPPEGNANFAWMQHFIYHLSPSGQAGVVLSKGALTSKSSGEGEIRKAMVEAGLIDCIVNLPAKLFLNTQIPASLWFMSRNRANGKFRNRTTEILFIDARHLGHLVNRRTREFSEADINTIADTYHNWRNPTGTYADVPGFCCAAPLSRVKELDYVLTPGRYVGLAEEEDDFVFAERFAALQAEFATQLQEEAELNSAILKNLKSVKVDG